From Carassius gibelio isolate Cgi1373 ecotype wild population from Czech Republic chromosome B23, carGib1.2-hapl.c, whole genome shotgun sequence, the proteins below share one genomic window:
- the LOC128011794 gene encoding protein-glutamine gamma-glutamyltransferase K-like, producing the protein MSSFNPSTAGGSSGTSAASDKLLMVRSVDLLKSKDGPNRREHHTDAYFSDKLIVRRGQTFQMWVEFSRPFNPKSDKLQLQLKLDPIFSSNPGIRISVPLVDVLEDGRWEMKLVEQKDKRVRLAVNTLPSASIGRYRVTVESFSPRGKLLFPCTPNDIYLLFNPWCEDDPVFLDNEEERKEYVLNSMGRIYYGTEQQIGARTWNFAQFEQDVLEACLFLLERGQVAVTEWRDPVIVCRTVSALVNTNDDRGVLMGNWSDSYEDGTSPTVWTGSGAILRQYYKSSGKPVKYGQCWVFAGVTTSVLRCLGIPTRCVTNFSSAHDTDLSLSTDIYLDEKLELIKDETSDSVWNFHVWNESWMTRPDLPAGNGGWQVVDATPQELSQGSYRCGPTPVSAVRNGQVHLKYDTPFVFAEVNSDRIYWQKKADGSLSQVHVEKNSIGQHISTKAVGSDARVDITHLYKYPEGSEEERIAVETASRFGSKPTLYLSPTDSDVSIEIVMNGAGPRIGEDAKLSIVLKNTSSKQRTAALLYEVMVMYYTGVMKDTVKKDRITVDLKPQETKIFPWTLQYKEYMNHLVDQGALMLSVTGRVNLTKQILATQFNFRLRTPDLILKPLEDAVVGKELTVQITFQNPLTQVLRSVLFRVEGLGMQSVRMIEHGDVEKLGKVTLTEKFVPSVSGSQKLLASMDCRLLTQVHGFADIVVKPE; encoded by the exons ATGTCTAGTTTTAACCCCAGCACTGCTGGAGGATCCAGTGGGACATCAGCGGCTTCAG ACAAGCTTCTCATGGTTCGTTCGGTCGATCTCCTGAAATCCAAGGATGGGCCGAACCGACGCGAGCATCACACAGACGCTTACTTCAGCGACAAGCTGATCGTCCGCAGAGGACAGACCTTCCAGATGTGGGTCGAGTTCTCCAGACCCTTCAACCCCAAATCAGACAAACTACAGCTGCAGCTCAAGTTAG ATCCCATCTTCAGCAGTAATCCAGGAATTCGCATCTCTGTGCCGTTAGTGGACGTCCTGGAAGACGGCCGCTGGGAGATGAAGCTGGTGGAGCAGAAAGACAAGCGTGTGCGTCTGGCGGTCAACACTCTTCCGTCCGCCTCCATCGGCCGCTACAGGGTGACCGTCGAGTCGTTCTCCCCGAGGGGCAAGCTGCTGTTCCCCTGCACCCCAAACGACATCTACCTGCTCTTCAACCCCTGGTGTGAAG ATGATCCCGTGTTTCTGGATAATGAAGAGGAAAGGAAAGAGTATGTTTTGAACAGCATGGGCAGAATTTACTACGGAACCGAGCAGCAGATCGGAGCCAGAACGTGGAATTTCGCCCAG TTTGAACAGGACGTCCTGGAAGCGTGTCTGTTCCTGCTGGAGAGGGGTCAGGTCGCTGTGACCGAATGGAGAGATCCGGTGATCGTGTGCAGAACGGTCTCTGCTCTG GTGAACACCAATGACGACCGTGGTGTGTTGATGGGTAACTGGTCAGACAGCTATGAAGACGGGACGAGTCCCACCGTCTGGACCGGGAGCGGGGCCATCCTGAGACAGTATTACAAAAGCTCAGGGAAGCCTGTCAAATATGGCCAGTGCTGGGTCTTTGCAGGAGTCACCACATCTG TGTTGAGATGTCTTGGTATTCCCACCCGCTGTGTGACCAACTTCAGTTCTGCTCACGACACGGACCTTTCTCTGAGCACAGACATTTATCTTGATGAGAAACTGGAGCTTATCAAAGACGAGACCAGCGATTCTGTCTG GAACTTCCACGTGTGGAACGAGTCCTGGATGACGCGTCCAGACCTCCCGGCAGGTAACGGTGGATGGCAGGTGGTGGACGCGACCCCTCAAGAGCTCAGCCAGGGGTCATACCGCTGCGGTCCCACCCCTGTCTCTGCCGTCCGCAACGGACAGGTCCACCTGAAATACGACACGCCGTTCGTCTTTGCTGAA GTGAACAGTGACAGGATCTACTGGCAGAAGAAAGCTGATGGAAGTTTGAGTCAGGTTCACGTGGAGAAGAACTCCATCGGTCAGCACATCAGCACTAAAGCTGTGGGATCTGATGCTCGGGTGGACATCACACACCTCTACAAATACCCAGAAG GTTCAGAGGAGGAGCGCATAGCTGTGGAAACGGCCAGTCGTTTCGGCTCCAAGCCCACTCTGTATCTGTCGCCCACCGACAGCGACGTGAGCATTGAGATCGTCATGAACGGGGCAGGACCTCGTATCGGTGAAGACGCCAAACTGTCCATCGTCCTGAAGAACACGAGCTCAAAGCAGCGCACGGCCGCGCTCCTGTACGAGGTGATGGTCATGTACTACACTGGAGTGATGAAGGACACGGTGAAGAAAGACCGGATTACTGTCGACCTCAAACCACAAGAGA CCAAGATTTTTCCCTGGACTCTGCAGTATAAGGAGTACATGAACCATCTGGTGGACCAGGGCGCTCTGATGCTCTCGGTCACCGGTCGGGTCAATCTGACCAAACAGATTCTGGCCACACAGTTCAACTTCAGACTGCGCACACCAGACCTCATCCTCAAA CCTCTAGAGGACGCTGTGGTGGGGAAAGAGTTGACCGTCCAGATCACGTTCCAGAACCCGCTGACACAAGTGTTGAGGAGCGTTTTGTTCCGTGTAGAGGGATTGGGAATGCAGAGCGTCCGAATGATCGAACATGG TGATGTGGAGAAGCTTGGGAAGGTTACACTGACGGAGAAGTTTGTCCCAAGCGTGTCCGGCTCTCAGAAGCTCCTGGCATCGATGGACTGCCGTCTGCTCACTCAAGTGCACGGATTCGCTGATATCGTGGTGAAACCAGAGTAA
- the LOC128011792 gene encoding uncharacterized protein LOC128011792, whose amino-acid sequence MASSSGALSCELQCSICLDVFTDPVTTPCGHNFCRTCLNKCWTNTQTCFCPFCKQIFTRMPDFEINTTSGTVMGVKQTLQQSQINLIFSGPRKCSGAPEYNAESFAQHFQEKLNLGRPKVFCDFCDGILQKAVKSCLMCQSSYCETHLEPHHRVPGLKKHKLINAVENLQDYICQKHQRPLDLFCRDDQMSVCLSCTEGDHRTHYIVPIEEESQQKKALSSKVESAASALIDVLDRNPTPSSSSGLTPLPEPENRVRQALKRQFTSMLGTENDQPRGKKRSPVAKPGTVKKTDFLIYVLSEHTLFAPKGDEDLKLVHAGLGKRVLTFPDSFKHSEIVTLLEEEFPKLKTLQGGWMFYKSTGGGERRRKLSIIPTDSDGYSTRLMKLVSNNGKNMLFVVPLQEQLSTEPLPIDSVEFSKMPQSNCMKCGMKIPLPLLPLHIKECNVTKTDSVTDVTVLDYEYENISEATDQPSSLHTDLEEPEQICPICQISLPTDLLPYHASTCGEGAWTFSGSDSPSTSRREELAGLSTAQTFTFTSVSAAWKNEIDPQKASRMFCDELLSQNEYCPSLSLLINQFDSVDEQDSTLISFYKKNSANWSAPLRCSLTEDAAVGKGVNRHVLSMVMQKLKTGFTLNLGSSTTALFEGEKNHRVPSASAVLRDSNLFQMAGRMIGHSFLHGGPCLSGLSLPVVILLTGGNADSAASVLTLQDCPDLDHRETISLLKKTQLTSEEMTQLTNLCLCWDLPAPSLRNRDWLFQQLLSHAVLGRVKCQIKDLRKGIKDTGIWPLLTQRLDSHHVVFPRESAQDITSQGILQKIQWPKPVDNTYDEDNGDSITVEKMCVITGYMRRFIEEASPTRLNNLMKFWVGWELPEEHLLLELVTAKFPVAYTCFKTLRLPCHYKSYAAFRVDMLMCLNSVNSGFGLV is encoded by the exons ATGGCGTCCTCCAGTGGTGCACTTAGTTGTGAGCTCCAGTGCTCCATCTGTCTGGATGTGTTCACTGATCCAGTCACCACTCCATGTGGACACAACTTCTGCAGAACCTGCCTGAACAAGTGCTGGACAAACACACAGACCTGCTTCTGTCCATTCTGTAAACAAATATTCACCAGAATGCCTGACTTTGAGATTAATACAACCAGTGGCACCGTAATGGGGGTTAAGCAAACTCTACAGCAATCCCAAATCAATTTGATATTCAGCGGGCCCAGAAAATGTAGCGGTGCCCCTGAATACAATGCTGAGAGTTTTGCGCAACACTTTCAGGAGAAGCTCAATCTAGGAAGACCTAAGGTGTTCTGTGACTTCTGTGATGGAATACTGCAGAAAGCAGTGAAGTCCTGCCTTATGTGTCAAAGCTCTTACTGTGAGACTCATCTGGAGCCTCATCACAGAGTCCCAGGtctaaagaaacacaaactgaTCAACGCTGTGGAAAATCTGCAGGATTATATTTGCCAGAAACACCAGAGACCTCTGGATCTGTTCTGCAGAGATGATcagatgagtgtgtgtctgtcctGCACTGAAGGAGATCACAGGACTCACTATATTGTTCCTATAGAAGAGGAGAGTCAGCAGAAGAAG GCTCTATCATCAAAAGTGGAATCAGCAGCAAGCGCTCTTATTGATGTGTTAGACAGGAACCCGACTCCATCTTCATCAAGTGGCCTTACTCCTCTGCCAGAACCTGAAAATAGGGTGAGGCAGGCATTAAAAAG GCAATTCACAAGTATGCTTGGGACTGAAAATGACCAGCCTAGGGGCAAAAAACGTTCCCCTGTGGCCAAACCTGGTACTGTGAAAAAGACAGATTTTCTCATTTATGTGCTCTCTGAACACACCCTGTTTGCTCCAAAAGGAGATGAAGACCTAAAACTTGTACATGCTGGGCTTGGGAAAAGGGTGTTAACTTTTCCAGACAGTTTTAAACACAGTGAG ATTGTCACTCTACTTGAGGAAGAATTTCCTAAATTAAAAACTCTTCAGGGGGGCTGGATGTTTTACAAGTCTACAG GTGGTGGTGAGCGGCGGCGAAAGCTGTCTATAATTCCCACAGACTCTGATGGATACTCAACTCGACTCATGAAATTGGTGTCGAACAATGGGAAGAACATGCTTTTTGTAGTTCCACTACAAGAGCAACTTTCCACTGAACCGTTACCCATTGATTCTGTGGAGTTTTCAAAGATGCCACAGTCAAACTGTATGAAATGTGGCATGAAAATACCACTGCCATTGCTGCCCTTACACATCAAAGAGTGCAATGTAACCAAGACT GACTCTGTAACTGATGTGACTGTTCTTgattatgaatatgaaaatattagCGAAGCGACTGACCAGCCAAGCTCACTTCACACTGATCTAGAAGAACCAGAACAG atttgtCCCATTTGCCAGATTTCACTCCCAACTGATCTCCTACCTTATCATGCAAGCACATGTGGTGAAGG AGCGTGGACTTTCAGTGGCAGTGATTCTCCGAGCACTTCAAGAAGAGAAGAATTGGCAGGACTCTCAACTGCacaaacattcacattcacatcaGTATCAGCAG CATGGAAAAATGAAATTGACCCACAGAAAGCATCTCGAATGTTCTGTGATGAATTGCTATCCCAAAATGAATACTGTCCATCTCTGTCACTACTCATCAACCAGTTTGATTCTGTGGATGAGCAGGACAGTACACtgatttcattttataaaaagaaCAGTGCTAACTGGTCAGCTCCATTGAGATGTAGCTTGACAG AAGATGCAGCTGTTGGCAAAGGAGTCAACCGGCATGTTTTGTCAATGGTGATGCAAAAACTGAAGACTGGCTTTACTTTGAATTTAG gttctTCTACCACAGCACtttttgagggggaaaaaaaccaCCGTGTCCCTTCTGCATCAGCTGTATTACGGGACAGCAACTTGTTCCAAATGGCCGGCCGAATGATAGGTCACTCTTTTCTACACGGAGGTCCTTGTCTTTCTGGACTGAGTTTACCTGTGGTCATCCTTCTAACTGGAGGAAATGCTGACAGCGCGGCTTCAGTTCTGACCCTGCAGGATTGCCCTGACCTAGACCACAGGGAAACCATTAGTTTG CTCAAGAAAACACAACTCACTTCAGAAGAAATGACTCAATTGACAAATCTTTGTCTTTGCTGGGATCTCCCTGCTCCATCGTTGCGTAATCGAGACTGGCTGTTTCAACAGCTGTTGTCACATGCT gtactCGGACGCGTTAAGTGCCAGATTAAAGATTTGAGAAAAGGCATCAAAGACACCGGCATCTGGCCACTGCTCACCCAGAGACTAGACAGTCACCATGTTGTTTTCCCAAGGGAGTCAGCTCAGGACATTACATCACAG GGAATTCTTCAGAAAATCCAATGGCCTAAACCTGTGGACAATACGTATGATGAAGACAATGGTGACTCCATTACTGTCGAAAAAATGTGTGTCATCACAGGCTATATGCGGAGATTTATTGAAGAAG CATCACCGACCAGGCTGAATAACCTGATGAAGTTCTGGGTGGGATGGGAGCTGCCAGAGGAACACCTGCTGTTGGAGTTGGTGACTGCCAAGTTCCCTGTGGCATACACCTGTTTCAAAACATTACGCCTCCCCTGTCACTACAAGAGCTACGCTGCATTCAGAGTCGATATGTTGATGTGTCTGAACTCTGTAAACAGTGGATTTGGCCTCGTTTAA